Proteins encoded within one genomic window of Chrysemys picta bellii isolate R12L10 chromosome 6, ASM1138683v2, whole genome shotgun sequence:
- the LOC101952788 gene encoding cryptic protein-like codes for MLLIRCLLSLALSLQVIQFGNGCEGENRDDNPDQKNPNTSLTTFNDINNLNSERRRRNHSEVLPFIGLTDARKLNRSCCQNGGTCFLGSFCICPKHFTGRYCERDKRISSCGAIGHGEWTQEGCLFCQCVYGILHCFPQNQEDGCGPTKKNMPAWIHLGMISEGPKLQQTTNILIVSLLFPLLCQLL; via the exons ATGCTGCTTATTAG GTGTCTTTTAAGCTTGGCACTATCTTTACAAGTAATCCAATTTGGAAATG gcTGTGAGGGGGAGAACCGTGATGATAACCCAGACCAGAAAAATCCAAACACTTCCTTAACCACCTTTAATGATATAAATAATCTCAATTctgagaggagaaggaggaaccaCTCTGAAGTCTTACCTTTCATTGGGCTTACAGATG CCAGAAAACTGAACAGAAGCTGCTGTCAGAATGGAGGGACCTGTTTCCTGGGGAGTTTTTGCATATGTCCAAAACACTTTACTGGCAGATACTGTGAACGTGATAAACGGATCAG TAGCTGTGGTGCCATTGGCCATGGAGAGTGGACCCAAGAAGGATGTTTATTCTGCCAATGTGTTTATGGGATTCTGCACTGTTTCCCTCAAAACCAGGAAGATGGTTGTG GTCCTACAAAGAAAAACATGCCTGCTTGGATTCATCTTGGAATGATTTCTGAAGGACCAAAACTTCAACAGACAACAAACATCCTTATAGTTTCATTACTGTTTCCTCTGCTTTGTCAGCTCCTCTAA